From a region of the Actinopolymorpha singaporensis genome:
- a CDS encoding alpha/beta hydrolase has product MVRSRRIVLATLAALTALTGAGPAITPAGATSTRPDLPGSAAWQQASFDGRPLPSLTGTSPASVAAYFAGLPAAERNRLAARYPAVVGNLDGAPPVMRYAANRHEVARSGVWRGVLDLRDRQILALDPRERGLAVEVFGDLATADRVAVLVPGAGADLYHLDEPGGIAAGARAMRAEAERQDPGTRLAVIAWAGYATPVDAGAAAMQGSLARVGAGRLQRFLAGLSAYTSAPIGLFCHSYGSVVCGLSHLPRQVDDIAVFGSPGVRHRTASSLTHTARVWAGLAAGDPIRYVPFVRVGDYGHGPSPVAPSFGAKVFATTGARGHSGYLTPGTESLRNLVRIALGHEAAVTPAAPPRPPA; this is encoded by the coding sequence ATGGTTCGATCCCGGCGGATCGTGCTCGCGACCCTGGCCGCGCTGACGGCACTGACCGGCGCGGGGCCCGCCATCACCCCCGCCGGCGCGACCAGCACCCGGCCCGATCTCCCGGGCTCGGCGGCCTGGCAGCAGGCCTCCTTCGACGGGCGCCCACTGCCCAGCCTCACCGGAACGTCGCCGGCCTCGGTGGCGGCATACTTCGCCGGGTTGCCCGCCGCGGAGCGGAACCGACTGGCCGCGCGCTACCCCGCCGTGGTCGGCAACCTGGACGGCGCACCCCCTGTCATGCGGTACGCCGCCAACCGGCACGAGGTGGCCAGGTCCGGTGTCTGGCGCGGCGTGCTGGACCTGCGCGACCGGCAGATCCTCGCGCTCGACCCCCGCGAACGCGGTCTCGCCGTCGAGGTGTTCGGCGATCTGGCGACCGCGGACCGGGTGGCCGTGCTGGTGCCCGGCGCGGGCGCGGACCTGTACCACCTGGACGAGCCCGGCGGAATTGCCGCCGGTGCCCGCGCCATGCGCGCGGAGGCCGAACGCCAGGACCCGGGCACCCGGTTGGCGGTGATCGCCTGGGCCGGATACGCCACTCCGGTCGACGCCGGGGCCGCCGCGATGCAGGGCAGTCTGGCCCGGGTGGGCGCGGGCCGGCTGCAGCGGTTCCTCGCCGGCCTGTCGGCGTACACCTCGGCCCCGATCGGGCTCTTCTGCCACAGTTACGGCTCGGTGGTGTGCGGCCTCAGCCACCTGCCCCGTCAGGTCGACGACATCGCGGTGTTCGGCAGTCCGGGGGTGCGGCACCGCACCGCGTCCAGCCTGACGCACACCGCCCGGGTCTGGGCGGGACTCGCCGCCGGTGACCCGATCAGGTACGTCCCGTTCGTACGCGTCGGCGACTACGGCCATGGGCCGAGCCCGGTGGCGCCCTCGTTCGGCGCCAAGGTCTTCGCCACCACGGGCGCCCGCGGCCACAGTGGCTACCTCACTCCCGGCACCGAGTCGTTGCGCAACCTGGTGCGGATCGCGCTCGGCCACGAGGCCGCGGTCACGCCGGCGGCGCCCCCGCGGCCTCCCGCGTAG
- a CDS encoding DUF1707 and DUF4870 domain-containing protein: protein MNAGTAFSSGHSSSQPGSPQYGSPQQTSPGGSLRIGDAERERAVEMLQAAYAEGRIDHTELDLRVGGALAAVDRADLAHALRGLPLPDAGASSTWGTSSTAQAPRVPTGRPGAMPSGSDRSLALLAHWSGVPTLFVGPLVIAATAGQRSAFVRQQATEATNFQLSFLGACIAIGILSGITFGIAAVMYVPLVLAWMLLSGIAGMSSLCGNRWRYPWAVRLLK from the coding sequence ATGAACGCTGGAACTGCCTTCTCTTCAGGGCACAGCTCCTCGCAGCCCGGCTCACCGCAGTACGGCTCACCGCAGCAGACCTCGCCGGGGGGATCGCTGCGGATAGGCGACGCCGAACGTGAGCGAGCCGTGGAGATGCTGCAGGCGGCCTACGCCGAGGGCCGGATCGACCACACCGAACTCGACCTTCGGGTGGGCGGCGCACTGGCCGCGGTCGACCGCGCCGACCTCGCTCACGCACTGCGCGGGCTTCCGTTGCCGGACGCAGGCGCATCGAGCACGTGGGGCACTTCGAGCACGGCCCAGGCTCCGCGCGTGCCGACCGGTCGCCCGGGCGCGATGCCGAGCGGGTCGGACCGATCCCTGGCACTGCTCGCCCACTGGTCGGGCGTACCCACGCTGTTCGTCGGGCCGCTCGTGATCGCGGCGACGGCGGGCCAGCGGTCGGCTTTCGTACGCCAGCAGGCCACCGAGGCGACCAACTTCCAGCTCAGCTTCCTCGGCGCGTGCATCGCGATCGGGATCCTGAGCGGCATCACGTTCGGGATTGCAGCGGTGATGTACGTCCCGCTGGTCCTGGCCTGGATGTTGCTGTCGGGCATCGCGGGGATGTCGTCGCTGTGCGGGAACCGCTGGCGCTACCCCTGGGCGGTTCGCCTGCTCAAATAG
- a CDS encoding MFS transporter, translating into MTRAPAPPPEVRRARLAVAVTFLVHAAVFATWAPRIPSIKQALHLDNGALGIALGGLAVGLLVGTRLTGRMERAGRTGLAMRILVPVQAVALVAPAFATDLVTLTAALAVLGLIGGMLDVAMNAHAVAVERLYGRPIMSGFHGLWSLGSMVGSAIAALVAREGVDVRVHFIVAGAVCALASAPFLTRLLRPDQEAAVTGHHVEVPGGRRPPVPVVVVVMMAAMGFGSFLGEGAIADWSAVYLNESLGASVGLAALGLSVFSGAMTASRLIADRVGARYGPVVVARAGAALGALGYAVFLLAPGPMVALVGFAVAGFGIGPAVPVVFSAAGNTGTRNRVSVLGPVVSAGYLGAVLGPVAIGAVAHRTGLTWALVIPLAFVALIFVAAGLLRGAAGGDDSGGGKGSGERAGPRAADQTAARAHGPANIDG; encoded by the coding sequence GTGACGCGCGCACCCGCACCGCCGCCGGAGGTACGCCGGGCCCGCCTCGCGGTGGCCGTGACGTTCCTCGTCCACGCGGCCGTCTTCGCGACCTGGGCTCCCCGGATCCCCTCCATCAAGCAGGCACTCCACCTCGACAACGGCGCCCTCGGAATCGCGCTCGGCGGCCTCGCGGTCGGCCTGCTGGTGGGCACCAGGCTGACCGGCCGGATGGAGCGGGCCGGTCGCACCGGCCTGGCGATGCGCATCCTCGTGCCGGTGCAGGCCGTCGCACTGGTTGCCCCGGCGTTCGCCACCGACCTGGTGACGCTGACCGCCGCGCTGGCCGTGCTCGGCCTGATCGGCGGGATGCTGGACGTGGCGATGAACGCACACGCCGTGGCGGTCGAGAGGCTGTACGGCCGGCCGATCATGTCCGGCTTCCACGGGCTGTGGAGCCTCGGCTCGATGGTGGGCTCGGCGATCGCGGCGCTGGTGGCCCGGGAGGGCGTGGACGTCCGCGTGCACTTCATCGTGGCCGGAGCGGTCTGCGCGCTGGCCAGTGCGCCGTTTCTCACCCGCCTGCTGCGCCCCGACCAGGAGGCGGCGGTCACCGGCCACCACGTGGAGGTGCCCGGCGGGCGGCGGCCGCCGGTGCCCGTGGTCGTGGTCGTGATGATGGCGGCGATGGGGTTCGGCTCGTTCCTCGGCGAGGGGGCGATCGCCGACTGGAGCGCTGTCTACCTGAACGAGAGCCTCGGCGCCTCCGTCGGGCTGGCCGCGCTCGGCCTTTCGGTGTTCTCCGGCGCGATGACGGCGTCCAGGCTGATCGCGGACCGGGTGGGTGCGAGGTACGGCCCGGTGGTGGTGGCGCGCGCCGGTGCCGCGCTGGGTGCGCTGGGGTACGCCGTCTTCCTGCTCGCGCCCGGGCCGATGGTCGCGCTGGTGGGCTTCGCCGTCGCCGGGTTCGGGATCGGGCCGGCGGTCCCTGTCGTGTTCAGCGCTGCCGGCAACACCGGGACGAGGAACCGCGTGTCGGTCCTCGGCCCGGTGGTGTCGGCGGGCTATCTGGGCGCGGTCCTCGGCCCGGTCGCGATCGGCGCCGTCGCCCACCGGACCGGTCTGACCTGGGCGCTGGTCATCCCGCTTGCGTTCGTGGCGCTCATCTTCGTCGCGGCCGGGCTGCTGCGCGGGGCGGCCGGTGGCGACGATTCCGGTGGCGGGAAGGGCAGTGGCGAGCGAGCCGGGCCGCGAGCCGCGGACCAGACCGCCGCCCGCGCCCACGGCCCGGCCAACATCGACGGCTGA
- a CDS encoding ATP-binding cassette domain-containing protein has protein sequence MGRIEARNLTKTYGGKRAVDDLSFTVEPGVVTGFLGPNGAGKSTTMRLMLGLDHGGGQTRFDGQPYSRLTHPMRQVGAVLEAKAFHPTRTARNHLAMLAAANGIPRQRVDVVLDHVGLTDVAGRRPKTFSLGMGQRLGLASALLGDPHTLILDEPANGLDPQGITWLRNFLKSFASTGRTVFVSSHLLAEMGLMADRLVVIGRGRLIAAGEVQDFVRKASHTAVIVRTPQADRLVEALRARQVPAESQGDGSLVVNGLDQAEVGELAFSAGVVLHELTTRTATLEEAFLEATGGSEEYVAQLGQASVQNPAAQNPAAQNPAAQEVAAQLVQPATPASSSSSATPPSGESR, from the coding sequence GTGGGACGAATCGAGGCGAGGAACCTCACCAAGACCTACGGCGGGAAACGCGCGGTGGACGATCTGTCGTTCACCGTCGAACCCGGCGTGGTGACCGGCTTCCTCGGCCCCAACGGTGCGGGCAAGTCCACCACCATGCGGCTGATGCTCGGCCTTGACCACGGCGGCGGGCAGACCCGCTTCGACGGCCAGCCGTACTCCCGGCTCACCCACCCGATGCGGCAAGTCGGCGCGGTGCTGGAGGCGAAGGCGTTCCACCCGACCCGCACCGCCCGCAACCACCTGGCGATGCTGGCGGCCGCCAACGGCATTCCCCGGCAGCGGGTCGATGTCGTCCTCGACCACGTCGGGCTGACCGACGTCGCCGGCCGCAGGCCGAAGACGTTCTCTCTCGGTATGGGACAGCGGCTGGGCCTGGCCAGCGCGCTGCTCGGCGACCCGCACACCCTGATCCTCGACGAGCCGGCCAACGGGCTGGACCCGCAGGGCATCACCTGGCTGCGCAACTTCCTGAAGTCCTTCGCCTCCACCGGGCGCACGGTGTTCGTCTCCAGCCACCTGCTGGCCGAGATGGGGCTGATGGCCGACCGGCTGGTGGTGATCGGCCGCGGCCGGCTGATCGCCGCCGGGGAGGTCCAGGACTTCGTACGCAAGGCCTCCCACACCGCCGTGATCGTCCGCACACCGCAGGCCGACAGACTGGTCGAGGCGCTGCGCGCGCGGCAGGTGCCGGCCGAGTCCCAGGGCGACGGCAGCCTGGTGGTCAACGGCCTGGACCAGGCCGAGGTGGGCGAGCTGGCGTTCTCCGCCGGCGTGGTCCTGCACGAGCTCACCACCCGGACCGCGACGCTGGAGGAGGCCTTCCTGGAGGCGACCGGCGGTTCTGAGGAGTACGTCGCCCAGCTCGGCCAGGCGAGCGTCCAGAATCCGGCAGCCCAGAACCCGGCAGCCCAGAACCCGGCAGCCCAGGAGGTGGCCGCCCAGCTCGTTCAGCCCGCCACCCCCGCGTCCTCGTCCTCGTCCGCCACCCCGCCCTCCGGAGAGTCTCGATGA